In Candidatus Hydrogenedentota bacterium, the DNA window CCGCCCTCCCGCAGGGCCGTCAGTTCCGCGTCGTCCAGCCGGAGGTTGGTGTCCGTCGAGAGGCCCAGCGTGATCTTGAAGCGGTCCAGATCCTGATAATACTGCCGCACGGCGTTGGTGTAGCCGTTTTCGTTTTCCAACTGCGCCTGGCGCAGGCGGCCCAGGTCGGCGGGGCGGCTCAGCCCCTCCTCCACGAAGGCCTTCTGCCGCTCGACGCTCTGCCGGAAGCCCTGGAGGCCGCTCCAGGTGTTGCGGATGATCTCGCGGCGCTGGAGGATGTCGTAGTAGTCCGAGCAGACTTCCACCGTGAAGTCCTTGCGGTACTGGGTGAACTCGCGCAGGGCGTAGAGGACGTCGCGCTCCGCCTGCGTCAGGTTCTCGAGTGTCACGGCGGACCCCGCGCCCCGCAGCAGGGGCTGCGTGATCTCCGCCGTCAGGGTGGACGAGCTCTGCTCCCGGGGCAGGCCCGTGAGATAGCGCAGGAAGTTGGAGGTGAGCCCCACGGCGATCCGGGCGCCGCCCGCCGCGAGCAGGCTCACGCCCACGGAGGCCTGCCCGTCCACACTGCGCTCGTCCACAATGTGGGTCTCGGGGTCGTTGAGCCCGGCGAGGTCGCCCGACGCCTCCACGAGGTCGGCATACGACCGCAGGAGGGCGCCTGGGGTGTTCGTGAGGGCTTCCAGCTCCGGCACGCTCTGGCGGTAGGCCTTGAGTGCCGCGGCGAAGTCGCTGTCCGTCACCACGTCGCGCGTGGTGCGGTTGTAGGCGGCCGACCCGCGCCCGGAGAAGATCGGGTCGAACTCGTGCCGGGCCAGCGTGAGCCGGAGCGCCTGGAGGTAGAGGGACTCCTTGCGGCCCTGGTAGGTGCGGTTGCGGCTCACCGCAAGGTGCAGCGCCTGCTCCAGGCTGACCACGGGCCAGCCGCGCTCGTCGCGCATTCCCTCGCCGAGCCCCGCATCGTTCTCCTCCACCTTGGGAAGCGTGTCCAGGATGCCATCGTCCAAGGTCTGCTCAATGGTGAACTCGGGGTCCATTCCGGGCACCTCGCCCGTCTTTTCCCG includes these proteins:
- a CDS encoding TolC family protein produces the protein MRPSHAHRNDRAARALAALLIPVLLGTPGCSTKRMVEKADREAYGIIREKTGEVPGMDPEFTIEQTLDDGILDTLPKVEENDAGLGEGMRDERGWPVVSLEQALHLAVSRNRTYQGRKESLYLQALRLTLARHEFDPIFSGRGSAAYNRTTRDVVTDSDFAAALKAYRQSVPELEALTNTPGALLRSYADLVEASGDLAGLNDPETHIVDERSVDGQASVGVSLLAAGGARIAVGLTSNFLRYLTGLPREQSSSTLTAEITQPLLRGAGSAVTLENLTQAERDVLYALREFTQYRKDFTVEVCSDYYDILQRREIIRNTWSGLQGFRQSVERQKAFVEEGLSRPADLGRLRQAQLENENGYTNAVRQYYQDLDRFKITLGLSTDTNLRLDDAELTALREGGLLHPKIASEDAVRVALEARLDLQNARDAAEDAERRLRVAQNSLLPRLDLVGSASVKSVGNNDWDDLDFRRMVWSAGLDVDPVFDRKAIRNAYRSAVISRESALRERSLAEDNVKLGVQASWRNLEQARQSHEIALESVHLSERRVEEQDLLAELGMATAQDQVDARNDLIKSQNSLTAAVIGHTVARLQFWKDMGILYIKKDGRWEEVTDHAAPTTE